Genomic window (Mycoplasmopsis citelli):
GTATTAATTCCTAAGTAAATATATTCTGAAGCGGATTTTGATACTTCTCATTTTGATTCATAAGCAAGCATCGCAATCATTTCTGCGGCTGCTACATAATGCTCATCAACTCATAAATAATCATACTCAATATCACTTCCATTAGGGTGGTGGTCAATTCTTAACTTAGCAGTGGTTTTATTTTCATAAAGCAAATGAGCTTTTTCAATTCGATCTCCTGAAGAAGCATCAACTACAATCCCTAAGGAATTATGATAATCTACTTCTGCTTCATCGGTAAAATGATACTGCATAAAATCCAGCACCCCAACATTATCTCCAACACAATAAACTTTTTTATTTGGATAATTAGTTTTGATTAATTCAGCAAGTCCATGTTGAGACCCTAAACAATCTCCATCTGGACGAATGTGGTGAAAAATAACAATTGAATCGTATTTTTCAATAGCGTCTTTAGCAACTTTTGAATTTCCTATTAGCATATTTTATTCTCCTTTATTTAAATAAGTAACTTTAACAATTTAATTTTACTCTTTTTCATTTTGGACTTTTAAAGAAAGCCAAAAAGTAACATAATTATTTGCAAAAATTTTAGATTTTTCAAAAGCTTGAGAAAAACAACTGTAGCAACAGTTGTTTGACGTTATTAATTAATTTGAGTTTTTAGGTAAATAACTTCATCATGAACTTCAATTAAGTTATTATTAACTAAATTATCTACAGCTCGTAAAATTAAATCTTTAGATACTGGGGTAACACTATTAAATCCACAATATTTGCTAAAAGTCATCATAATATCGTTTAAACTTAAAGTTTTAGTTGCGTTAATAAAGGTTGATAAAAAGTGTTCAACCTCACTAATGTGAATCCGTGCAAAATCACGTTTAGTTAAGTCTTTATTGTACTCTCTAAATTCAATAATTTGATCTTTTGCAACGATAAAATCGCCTTCAAAGTCAATTAAATCTTGTTGTGAAAGAACATTTAAAATTGCATCTAAATCTTCTTTTAAAGCATTAGTAAAGCTTTTTTTATTAAATATTCTTGGAACGAATTTTTTCAATTCATCATAATGCACTGGATTAAGTTCGCTAATTAAATTTCGAATAAATTCAATGTCACTTTCTGGATTTGATGCTTTAACTTTGGCAAATAAATCCTCATAATTAAGGTATGGATTAAAGTGAATTTTTTCAATTGCTTTTTGTTTAACTTCCACTGGAACATCAATTTTAAGGGCATCAGCACTTTGCATTGAGGATTTTGATAGCGATTTATTGCTAATTAAACGATCGATAAAGTTAGTGAGTTTTTCAATTTGCTTGGTTTTATTTTTATATCAATCAGCCGATCAAATCCGATACATGTTTCAGTTTCGACCTTCTAAAACTCTTTGACGCAAAATGTCCCGATCACGGCTTGAACGTGAAGTTTTATAAACAGAACCATCACATTCAATTCCTAAAATATAATGTCCACTTTTCTTTGGATCTAAAATAGCTAAATCAATTTTATATCCTGAAGAACCAATTCGTTTGACCACATTATATCCAAGTGCTTTTAATTCATTATAAATATCATCTTCAAATGGTGAATCAAATTCTGAAATATATTGAGGGGTTTCATCGATTTGTTTGTTTTTAGAAGCAGCATATCCAATGTAGTTTTTCAAAAACTTAGCTCCACGTGAATTAGTTCTTGATAAATCAATATCATTTTCTAAAAATGATGAAACAACAATAACAGCTGTTTTAGCACGAGTTACTGCAACATTAAGACGACGATATCCATTTTGTTGATTTAATGGCCCAAAGTTCATTGTCATAATTCCTTTAGCATTTGGTCCATATCCAACTGATAAAATAATAATATCTCTTTCATCTCCTTGAACTGTTTCGATATTTTTAACAAAGAATTTTTCGATTTCTCAAGCATTAAAAAAGTGTTCAAATTCGTTTGATTTACGTCTTAATAAGTTAATTTTACGTTCAATTAAATCTCTTTGCTGAGTGTTAAAGGTAACAACCCCAATAGTTCTTCGAGTTCCATATTTTCGAATAATATCAACAACAATTTCAACAACTTTATCAGCTTCAACTTGGTTAACCGAATCAATAAATTGTCCCCGAACATATTCATGTGAAACTCCTTCAAATTTAGAAGGAATTTTTGAAGCTGGGAAAGTAACTAATTCATTATAAATTTCTTTATTTGAAGGATGAATAAGTTCATCAAATTTGCTCCGGTAGTGTCATTTTAATTTAATTGTCGGAAGAACAATATTAGCAACTTCTAAAATCGAATCAAAAGCAGTGGTGTCTCAAACACTATCATCAATGGAATCATCTTCATCAAAGTGAGCAAAGAAATCTGTTGGTGGAAGTTGCTCTTTATCTCCGGCGATAATAAATTGACTTGCTCTTGATAAAGCTCCAATGGCATTTTCAGGTCTAACTTGCGATGCTTCATCAAAAATAACTACATCAAATTCTAAATTTGAATTTTTGAGTAATGATGATACCGAAAGCGGTGACATCATTAAACACGGTTTAAGTTTAGTTATTAAAGTTGGAATTTTATCAAAAAGCAATCTAAATGGCATAATTCGACGTGATTTATTTGCTTCAGTTCTTAAAATTGAAACTTCAGAGTTAAGTCCCTCGATACTATTGTAGTTAGGGATTTTTTCAATAATAGACATTTCAACTTTAGTTTTAGCCATTGATTGAATCACAGCATCTGATTGACCAAAAGTTTTTCGAATAGAGTCCATTACTTCCCCATTAAAATCAGGGAATAGTTGCCCTTGATATTTATCAATTAGTAGTAAATAAAATCTTCTAAGATAAATTCCAAAATAATCTTTGGTAATATTTCGCTTAATTAATGCATCTGCGTATTCTTGCAGGTGATTTTCTTTCATGAGTTTATAAACCCGATTAAACTCTAAAATTGTGGTTAAATGCTCATTATTATGAATTGCTTTATCTAATTTTTGATCTAGTTCATTAAAAGTATATGCATCAACGTCAAAAATTTGATTATCAAAATCATTTTTTAAAATATCAACATGATGTTGTAATTTATCAAAAATAGCTCCGTACTCATTGGCTAAATTAATTGCTTCATCTTTTTGAAGTAACGCAAATGCAAAAAGATGATAAATGTCTTTAGTATCTCATTTTAAAAAGTGAGCAAGCCTTTGAAAATCATTAAATCAATCAATGTGTTCATAAGTATTTTTTAAAAACGGAAACTCATTTAATGGTACCCGATAGCTAACAAGTTTGCTAATTTCATTAAATTCTTTTTCTTTGCTTTGAATTTCTTCAATAATGTTAAAAAGATACATTAAATCTGGATATTTAATTTTTTCTTCAGTTAGTTTATATGTATTGATTCTGTTTTTAATTTTTTTATATCCTGGATAAAAGACTCTTTTTGAAGTGGTGTTAAAAAATGCCAATTGATTTTTGTAATTAACTGCATCTAAATTGACTACTTCTAGACTGTATTTATGCTTAATTTTAGATTTAAGCTCTTCGATTTCTCCACGAATTTGAACTAACGATTTATAATGCGATGTGTCTATTTCGGTGTTAGGATTGGAAATAATTGTTGAATTAATTGAAGCAATTTTGGTTAAATGATTTAATGTTTCTTTGTAAATTAAAGCACTTTTAAGAAAAATTTCTTTTTTAATTTCTAAGAATGGATATTTTTTAGTAAAGGCAATTGCTTCATGAATGCTTTCACGAAGTTTAATTAAATTATCAACGGTTTTTTCTCGCTTTTTAAGCGACATTTCCTCGTAAATTAATCCATATCAATCATTTTTTGAAATGTCAAAATCATTAATGTTTAAAGCATTGTGAAACGAATCAATTAATTTACGACGTTTTAAAAGATCTTGTTCGGAAACTTTTTCGACATCTTGAATTTCAAAGACAATTTCTGGATGCTTAGCATATTTAAAATAAGCTCCATAAAGTTGATAAATTGATTTATTAATTGGTTGAAAAATATTCAACAGTCCTTGAGGATAATTTAATAATTCTTCATGTGAAACGGTGAATTTATTGACCGCATCTTTGTGAAAATTATCTTCAATTGAAATGTTATGTTGACCTTTTTCTAGTGTTGAGGCAAGTTCATGTAAAACAACTTTTTTATCTAACTTTGTATTATGAATTGGTAAAACAAAGTCATTTAATCCAATCCTTTTTAAGTTATTGTAAACAACATCTAGAGCCGCTTGCTTTTCAGCAACAAAAAGGACTTTTTTATCTCGAGCAATTAACTCAGTGATAATATTAGTAATTGTTTGAGATTTTCCGGTTCCTGGAGGTCCTTGAAGAACAAAACTTTTTCCGCTAATAGCGGCTTGAATTGCAATTTCTTGTGAAGAATCAGCATTATAAGTATGGAAATACTCTGAAGGATTGACTACATCATCAATGTCCGATTCAGTAAATTTAATATTTTCAACTGGATCTTGAATTCCTGAAATTAATTTAACAAATTGATTATTAATAACTTTATCTGTATTTTCTTCAAGATCTTTAACCATATTAATTCTTGAAAAAGAAAAAATTCCTAAGTCAATTTCATCAATAATTTTTCATCTTTTATCTTTAACTTTTTCAATTTGTTGATAAATAAAGTTTTTATAATCATTAAAAAGATCAAAATTAGATTTATCGGCTTCAAATTTATAAGTTAAATTAACATCATAATCATTAATTAGTTTTTGAATAAAAGATTCATTAAGTAAAAACTCATCATCTAAAAAGTTCACTTTATATGGTGAATTATAAGCATCTTTTGAAAGTTCCACTGGAATAAATAAAATAGGAGCTAAATGCTTATCTTCAGATTCTTTGTTTTCGTATCACTCTAAAAATCCAACAGCAAAATATAAAACGTTAATTCCGTTTTCTTCTTTAAAAAGGTTGGATTTTTTCATCAAATTTGACAAGTTTCGATTTTGAACAGTGTCATAAAGATTTGAGAACAAATAATTTCCCTTATATTTTTTTTGAAAGGCATTAATTAATGGAAAAATTTCACTTTTAAAATATTTGTCTTTTTGCTCAAGTTCGATTCCAAAAGAAATTCTTTTTCCCTTCACTCGAACAAGCTTAACTTGGTCTTCTTCATAATCATCCTCGGCCGCATTTCCAAATAAATTGGCAAATTGAAGATTTTTAAGTCCATAAAATCGATTTAAAAACACTTCAATATTAGGTGATAAAATTTCGACAGTTTGTGATTTTGTTTTTCGATAATTAATCGATTGATTTTTCATGCTCAAATCAAGCAATCTGTTTTTTCAAACTTCAATATTCTTTAAGATGCTCTTGCGTTCTTTTTGATTCATCTCAATCTCCTTGCTTGATAATTTATTGTATTATTTTAATTATAAATTAATAACTAAACACCGTGCTTTAAAAGTTGATTTTTTATTAAAAAAATCCTAATTTTCTAAGTAAAAGGTGATATTTGCTCTTAAAAAATTTTATTAGCAAATAAAGTAATATTTTGCTAAATTTAATTTTTTATTTTTTAAAATTAGTATAATTTAGATAACATGATAGCTCTCAAAGTACAATACAAAGAAAGAATTGATAAGTACATTAGTGATCATAGTGATATATCACGAAATGACATTAAAGCTTTAATTGAGCAAAGGGCCGTTTATGTTAATGGTAATAATGTAATTAAACCTAAATATATTGTTCGCGAAGGGCAAGATATTAAAATAGTAAAACTACTTGATAAAGAAATTCACTTAGAACCACAAAAAATGGATATAGATATTGTTTATGAAGATGAACATTTATTTGTTATTAATAAACCTTCAGGACTAATTGTTCATCCAGCACCAGGACATGTTAATCAAACTTTAGTTAATGGATTGCTTTATCATTTTAAGAACAATTTATCAAATGAAAATGGATTACTTCGTCCTGGAATTGTTCATCGAATTGATAAAGATACTAGTGGTTTGTTAATTATTGCAAAAAACAATCATATTCATAAACTCTTATCTGATCACTTTAAAAATCACGATATTAGTCGAGAATATGTGGCCATTGTTGATGGAATTTTAGAGGATAAAAGATTAAAATTAGATCTTCCAATTGGAAGAAATGTGAAAAATCGCCAAATAATGGCTGTAACTAATCAAAACTCTAAAAATGCAATTACCCATGTGGAAACATTAACTAGTTTTTACATTGATAACTTCCCAAAAACTTTGGTTAAATGCAAACTAGAAACAGGGAGAACTCATCAAATTCGAGTTCATTTAAGCTATATTAAAAATCCTGTTTATGGCGATCCGATTTATGGGAAGAAAGTTGATGATTTTAATCAGCGACTTCATGCATATAAATTATCATTTACTCACCCAATTACCAGTGAGCAAATTGTACTATATGCAAAACCACCAAAAGAATTTGACGTAGCTGATTTTGATTTTATGCAGCTATTTAGTTAGGGGAGAAATGTTTGGTATTTATGACAGAAGTTTTTTAAAACTCAATTCCGTTGGTGAATTGTGAAATCTTGAACATAAATTTCGCAAATTCATCATTGCAAATGGAATTGCAATTTTCATTTTATTTTTAACTAGTGTAATTGCGAGTATTTTAATGATAGTTTATAGACCTGATATTATTAGTTTTTATACTAATATTGCAGCAAAAATATACAAAGAACAGGAAAAAGTTACTGCATCCGCTAATTCAGGATGAAATTCATTATTTTGAAGTAATATTTGACCGACATTATTTTTATTTATTTTTGGTATTTTATTTGTTCGTTCAGCATATACAAGTTATATCGAAAAAAATTTTATGAAACTAACAACAAGTAATTTTGTAATTTTTATCTTGTTAATGGTATCATTCGGGTGAATTAGCAATCTTTCTTCATTAGGTAAAGATGTACTAAATTTACCATTTGTACCAATTTTCTCCTTACTTATTACAAATATTATATTAGGAATTATTTCGGTAATTTTTATAACCTGACATGTTTATCTTATTAAAATGTCTTTTGCTAGAGCAACACGCTTAGAGACTATTAGAGCAATGTCTCAAGAATTTTCAAAATTCTCACAACAAAACCCTTTTGGATTTAATTACCCTCCTTTTAATGGAGCTAATGCTGAGCAAGCTACAAGTGACGAAAACCAGAATCAAAATCCTAATTATGCTCAAGAAGAAATAAAAAAACCGCAAGACTTAGAAAAAGACAAACAAATTCAAAAATTGCTTGAACTTAAAACTGAACAATTATATAAAATGGCTGAAGTGTTAGGGATTTTCGGTTTTAAAGAACTTTCAAAAGAAGAACTAGCTGAAAAAATTTACATTTACACTCGAAAAAAGAGTTATAAAGCTTAATTAACAAATAAATTCACCTTTACTAAGGTGAATTTATTTTACTTATTTTTAATTTTATCTCTTCAATTTGTAACATATTCAATATTAAAAACTTGACATTGTTGTTGAATAATTTCATCTATTTTTTGAGGATCTTTTAAAGCATATAATACTCCGCCATGAATATCTCGAAAATTAGCTAAGACAATTAAATAATGTAAAAAGCAATGTTCTTCAAAAGAAACCTTTAAAGACAATCCATTATCATAAATTTTAAGTTTCTTTAAGTCACTTGATGTATAATAAATCTCATCAATGTGATGCATATTAAATTTTCACACAAATTTAATAGTATCGCTTTTTAATGGTCGATATTTCTTTAAAAAATAATTGCCAGGAATTTTGTTATCTTTTTCTTGTTCTTTATATGTTTTGTAAGGAATAAAATTTGTGTAGTTGTATTTGAGTAATAATTGCAATAAAACCTCATAGTAAATAGCAACTCATTTACGTTTTTGAGTTCAATCTTGGATACTTTGTTCCTTAAACTTATGCATTTGTTCTTCGAAGTTATCTTTTATTTGCAATGAAACTTCTTGATTTTTGATGCGTTTTTTTCTTCTAAATCAACCCATATTGCTATATATCATACCAAAAATTGTGAATAAAAACACAGTTAGTCCTGTGTTTTTATGTAAAAATTGAATTTTAAAAATTATAAATCAACTACTTCGCCACCAGCTTTAACAATTGCTTCTTGAGCTGATTTTGAAACACGATGTACTTTAACAACTAATTTTTTAGTTAAGGTTCCATTTCCTAAAACTTTAATAGGAAGAGTTCTTTTAATAAGGTTGTGTGCAAATAATGATTCAATGGTAACTTCTTGGCCATCTTGGTATTTGTTTTCTAAATCTTTCAGATTAACTACTTGGAATTCTAAATGATTTACATTAGTAAATCCACGTTTTCCAATTCTTCTAAATCAAGGAGTTTGTCCCCCTTCAAATCCTAATCTGTGTCCTTTACGTTTGTTTTGTCCTGATTGTCCTTTACCAGCTTGTTTCCCTTTTCCGGCTGCATGTCCACGTCCTTTACGGTGTTTTTCTTTACGTGAACCTTCGGTAGCTTTTAATGTGTGTAATTTAATTGCCATATTACATTAAATCCTTTACATCTTTGTTTCTAATTTCAGCAATTTGTTCAACTGTTCTTAGTTGTGAAAGAGCTTTAAGGGTTGCTTTAACGGTATTAGCTTTTGAACGTGAACCATAAGTTTTAGTTACAATATCAGTATATCCAGCTAGTTCAGTTACTGCCCGCACTGTTCCTGAAGCAATAAGTCCTTTTCCTTTTGGAGCCGGTTTAAGCATAACTCTTGAGGCAAGGAATTTAGCTTGGATTTCATGTGGAACTGTTCCATTAACAAGTGGAACATCAATGAGATTGTTTTGAGCGTCTTTAATAGCTTTTTTAATTGCATCTGGAACTTCATTTGCTTTACCGTGTCCAAGTCCAACACTTCCTTTTTTGTTTCCAACTACAACAAAGGCACTAAAACTAAATCTTCTTCCACCTTTAACAACTTTTGTAACTCTGGCAATATCAATAACTTTTTCTGAATATTCTGAAACTTGTGCATCAAAGTTTCGGTTTTTTCTTGGACGTTTATCACTTTTAGCTTTAGGATTTCTGAAGTTTCTTCTTTCTTCAACTGGAAGCGAAGGTTTAGCAGCTGGTTTTGGTTGATGAGGTGCTTTGACTTCTTTAGTTCCAGCTACTGGTTTATTTTGTTTTTGATTTTCCATTAGAATTTAACTCCTTTTTCTCTAACAGCTTCAGCAAATGCTTTAACTCTTCCATGGTAAAGATACCCTGAACGATCAAAGACTAACTCTTTAACCCCCAGTGAAACAATTAATTCACCCATTTTGCTTCCAAGCATTGCAGCTGCTTTAATATTTCCTGAATAAGAGCTATCTTTAAGAGTTGAAACGCTTGCAAGAGTGGTTCCTTTTGAATCATCAATAAGTTGTGCGTAAAAGTTTTGGTGTGATTTATAAACATTTAAACGAGGTTTATTTGCAGTTCCGCTAATACTTTGACGAATTCGAACGTGTTTAACTTTTCGAGCTTTATTACGAGATAATTTAGCCATTTTATTCACCTAAAACCTCTTTTATTTAGAAGAGGTTTTCCCTTCTTTACGTCTAAGTTTTTCACCTTTGTATGAAATTCCTTTACCTGAATACACACTTGGTTTTCTTACGCTTCTTACAATTGCTGCAAATGAACCTACACTTTGTTTATCAATTCCAAAAACAGTAATTTCTGTTGGTTTTGGCAAGGTAACTTTTACATCACTAGGAACTTCTAAGGTAACTTCATGGCTATATCCAGCAGAAATTACTAATTGAGTTCCTTTTAGAGTTGCTTTGTATCCAACCCCTTTAATTTCTAATTCTTTTGTAAATCCTTGTGAAACTCCGGTGATCATATTGGCAATATGAGCATTAGTAGTTCCGTGCAATTGTTTAGTTGTTTTTTCTTCGTTTGCTCTAAGTGTTGTTACTTTGTTTTGGTCAACTGATACGGCAATTTTTGAACTAAATTCTCTAGTTAAAGTTCCAAGTTTTCCTGAAACAGTAACTTTAGTTCCTTCAACAGTAACGCTTGTTCCTGCTGGGATTGTTAAAATACGATTACCAACACGTGACATAACATTCCCCTATCAAATGTAGGCAACAACTTCGCCACCAACATTTTCTTTCTTAGCTTCTTTTCCAGTCATTAGTCCTTTTGAAGTAGAAATAATCACTGTTCCGTACCCTGATAAAACAGTAGGAATTTCAGTTGATTTAACATAAACTTTAAGTCCAGGTTTTGAAACTCTTTTAATTCCAATAATTGCTGATTGTGAACCTTTATATTTTAAAGACACCACAAGTTTTTTAGCAATTCCTTGACCTTCAACAACATATGAAGCAACATAACCTTGTTCTTGAATTAATTTAACGATCGCTTCTTTTTTCTTTGAGAATGGGATTTCAACGGTTTTGTGTTTTCTTGCGTTTGCATTTTTAATGCGAACAATTAAATCTGAAATAGGATCTGTAATAAACATAAATTATCAGCTCGCTTTCTTCACACCTGGAATTTTACCTTCATGAGCAAGGTTTCTAAAACAGATACGACATACTTTGTATTTTCTTAAAACCGCATGTGGACGTCCACATAATTCGCAACGTGTGTATGCACGGCTTGAGAATTTTGGGTGGCGTTTTGCTTTTTCAATAAGTGCTTTTCTAGCCATTATTTATCTCCTTTTTTCTCAAATGGAACACCAATTAATTCAAGTAGAGCTTTTGCTTCTTTGTTGGTTTTAGCGGTAGTAACAACAATCACATCAAGTCCTTTAATGCGACGAATTTTATCAAATTCAATTTCTGGGAAGATGATTTCTTCTTTAATTCCTAAAGCAAAAGTTCCTCTTCCATCAAAAGCTTTGGGATTTGCACCACGAAAATCTCTAATCCGTGGCATTGCAACATTAATGAGTTTATCTAAAAACTCTCACATACGATCTCTACGAAGAGTAACTTTCCCCCCCATAGGCATTCCTTCACGAAGTTTTCATGAAGCATTTGATTTTTTAGCTTTGGTTTGAAATGGTTTTTGTCCAGCAATTAGAGTCAGTTCATTTAAAACCTCTTCAATTGCTTTTGAGTTTGAAACTTCTTTTCCGGCGGTCATATTAAGAACCACTTTTTCAATTCTTGGAACTTGCATTGGCGAAGAGTAGTTAAATTTTTGTTTAAGTGCAGGAACTGCTTTTTCTAAGTAAACTTTTTTGAGCATAATTAAATTTCCTTCTTAGTTTTTCTAGCTACTCGAACTTTTTTACCATCTTTATTAATTTTGTATCCAAGTTTTGAATATTGTGCTGGTTTGTCTTTGGTTTCTTTTTTAATAAGATATGCTACATTTGAAGCGTGAATTGGAGCTTCTTTAGTGGTAATGGTTCCATCTTGGTTTTGTTGAGATGGTTTATTGTGTTTGGTAACGATATTTAAATCTTTTACCACCACAGCGTTTTTATCGTGTAATACTTTTAAAATGGTTCCAACTTTCCCTTTTTCTTTTCCTGCAATTACAATAACTTCATCATTTTTTTTGAATTTTACTTTCATAAAAAATCCTTAATTATAAAACCTCAGGTGCTAGAGAAACAATTTTTGGATATTTTTCACGAATTTCACGAGCTACCGGTCCAAAAACACGAGTTCCTCTTGGGGTTCCATCTTCTTTTAAAAGTACTACTGCATTTTCATCAAAACGAATGTATGAACCATTTTCACGACTAATTCCATAACGTGAACGCACTACAACAGCTTTAACAACTTGTTTTTGTTTGACCCCACCATTTGGAATGGCTTTTTTAACTGAACACATTACTACATCCCCAATTTTAGCGACTTTTTTATTTGACCCTAAAATTCTGAAAATTCCTACTTCTTTTGCTCCTGAATTATCAGCAACATTTGCTTTAGATAGTTCTAATAACATTATTTGCTCCCTTCAGTGGCTGCTTGTTTTACTGAAACAAGTCTAAAGTGTTTGGTTTTTGAAAGTGGACGAGTTTCCATAATTACTACAACATCATTTAAGTTAGCAACTTGGTTTTCATCATGCACAGCAAAACGCTTGGTTGATTTAAAACGTTTTGAATAAAGTGGGTGTTTTTTGTATGTGTCAACAGCAACAATAATTGTTTTTGGGGTTTTATGAGCTGAAACAACTGTACCAACTAATGTTTTTCTTGTGTTTCTTTGAATCATTATTTAGCTCCTTTTTGATTTAATGCTGTTAGTGCTCTAGCAATATCTTTTTTAAGTAAATTGATTTTGTGAGTTTGATCAAGTGAACCGGTAGTATTTTGGAAACGTAATGTTCAAAGTTCAGCTTTTAAATCTTGAACTAGATTTTGTAATTCTTCAGCTGATTTATTTAGCAAATCTTTATATAGCATTAGTTACTTCCTTCTTGGTTTCTTGATACAATTTTTCATTTAACCGGCAATTTATGACCAGCAAGTCTTAAAGCTTCACGAGCAACTTCCTCTGAAACTCCAGCCACTTCAAACATTACAGTGTCAACTTTAACAGCTGTGTATCATTTTTCAGGAGCCCCTTTTCCTGAACCCATACGAACTCCGATAGGTTTAGAGGTTTTTGAAAAATGTGGGAAGATACGAATAATAACATCCCCTTCACGACCCATATGTCTAGTTGC
Coding sequences:
- the rplX gene encoding 50S ribosomal protein L24 is translated as MKVKFKKNDEVIVIAGKEKGKVGTILKVLHDKNAVVVKDLNIVTKHNKPSQQNQDGTITTKEAPIHASNVAYLIKKETKDKPAQYSKLGYKINKDGKKVRVARKTKKEI
- the rplE gene encoding 50S ribosomal protein L5; this translates as MLKKVYLEKAVPALKQKFNYSSPMQVPRIEKVVLNMTAGKEVSNSKAIEEVLNELTLIAGQKPFQTKAKKSNASWKLREGMPMGGKVTLRRDRMWEFLDKLINVAMPRIRDFRGANPKAFDGRGTFALGIKEEIIFPEIEFDKIRRIKGLDVIVVTTAKTNKEAKALLELIGVPFEKKGDK
- the rpsQ gene encoding 30S ribosomal protein S17, encoding MQRNTRKTLVGTVVSAHKTPKTIIVAVDTYKKHPLYSKRFKSTKRFAVHDENQVANLNDVVVIMETRPLSKTKHFRLVSVKQAATEGSK
- the rplP gene encoding 50S ribosomal protein L16 — encoded protein: MLQPKRTKYRKPFLVKHDKRKATKGNTVAFGEYGLKAVTSAWVDARQIESARIAATRHMGREGDVIIRIFPHFSKTSKPIGVRMGSGKGAPEKWYTAVKVDTVMFEVAGVSEEVAREALRLAGHKLPVKWKIVSRNQEGSN
- the rplN gene encoding 50S ribosomal protein L14, whose protein sequence is MLLELSKANVADNSGAKEVGIFRILGSNKKVAKIGDVVMCSVKKAIPNGGVKQKQVVKAVVVRSRYGISRENGSYIRFDENAVVLLKEDGTPRGTRVFGPVAREIREKYPKIVSLAPEVL
- the rpmC gene encoding 50S ribosomal protein L29 — its product is MLYKDLLNKSAEELQNLVQDLKAELWTLRFQNTTGSLDQTHKINLLKKDIARALTALNQKGAK